Proteins encoded in a region of the Pseudomonas putida genome:
- a CDS encoding LysR substrate-binding domain-containing protein: MSQYQSLDADVLRTFVAIAEQGGFTRAGEVVNRTQSAVSMQMKRLEEDILQRQLFERDGRQVRLTAEGQVLLGYARRILKLHGEVFNTLRMPHMVGLVRIGTPDDYAMRFLPTILSSFAQAYPLVQVEVHCDSSKQLMLRQDLDLTIVTREPGNEVGQLLRQERLVWAAAEGFCPQEQRPMPVALFNTDCFCRAWTCNALEAQGIDYRIAYTSPSLAAIFAIVTAGLAVTAQLQSLIGGNIRILGEQDGLPQLPVANVMLVRGTQHPSPITDCMADYIVEGFK; encoded by the coding sequence ATGTCCCAGTACCAGAGCCTCGATGCGGACGTGCTGCGCACCTTCGTCGCCATCGCCGAGCAAGGCGGCTTCACCCGCGCCGGTGAGGTGGTCAACCGCACCCAGTCGGCGGTAAGCATGCAGATGAAACGCCTGGAAGAAGACATCCTGCAGCGCCAACTGTTCGAGCGCGATGGCCGCCAGGTAAGGCTGACCGCCGAAGGCCAGGTGCTACTGGGCTATGCCCGGCGCATCCTCAAGCTGCACGGCGAAGTGTTCAACACCCTGCGCATGCCGCACATGGTCGGGCTGGTGCGCATCGGCACACCAGACGACTACGCCATGCGTTTCCTGCCGACCATACTTTCGAGCTTTGCCCAGGCCTACCCGCTGGTGCAGGTGGAGGTGCACTGCGACTCCTCCAAGCAGCTGATGCTGCGCCAGGACCTGGACCTGACCATCGTCACCCGCGAGCCGGGCAACGAGGTTGGCCAACTGCTGCGTCAGGAACGCCTGGTGTGGGCTGCCGCCGAAGGCTTTTGCCCACAGGAACAGCGGCCGATGCCGGTGGCGCTGTTCAACACTGATTGTTTCTGCCGGGCCTGGACCTGCAATGCCCTGGAAGCCCAGGGCATTGATTACCGCATTGCCTACACAAGCCCCAGCTTGGCGGCGATCTTTGCCATAGTCACGGCCGGCTTGGCCGTGACGGCGCAGTTGCAAAGCCTGATTGGCGGAAACATTCGCATACTGGGTGAACAGGATGGGCTACCGCAGCTGCCAGTGGCCAATGTGATGCTGGTGCGCGGTACTCAGCACCCTTCGCCTATTACCGATTGCATGGCGGACTATATCGTCGAAGGGTTCAAGTAA
- a CDS encoding DUF1127 domain-containing protein: MKGHVSSIQQPAFSLNHLWHAALQRPVRWLQLYRQRQELARLSDATLHDLGLSRADIQQEAERHFWDDPLRK; this comes from the coding sequence ATGAAAGGTCATGTCAGCAGCATCCAGCAACCTGCCTTTTCCCTGAACCACCTGTGGCATGCGGCCCTGCAGCGCCCGGTGCGCTGGCTGCAGCTGTACCGCCAGCGGCAGGAACTGGCCCGCCTCAGTGATGCAACCTTGCATGACCTGGGGTTGAGCCGGGCGGATATCCAACAAGAGGCCGAGCGGCATTTCTGGGATGATCCGCTGCGTAAATAG
- a CDS encoding class II 3-deoxy-7-phosphoheptulonate synthase codes for MNQPWSPDSWRALPIQQQPTYPDAAHLLKVEQTLASYPPLVFAGEARELRRQFAEVTEGRAFLLQGGDCAESFAEFSAAKIRDTFKVLLQMAIVMTFAAGCPVVKVGRMAGQFAKPRSSGDETIGDITLPAYRGDIVNGIGFDAKSRIPDPERLLQAYHQATASLNLLRAFAQGGFADLHQVHKWNLDFIANSALADKYHQLANRIDETLAFMRACGLDSAPQLRETSFFTAHEALLLNYEEAFVRQDSLTGDYYDCSAHMLWIGDRTRQLDGAHVEFLRGVHNPIGVKVGPSMNPEELIRLIDTLNPANDPGRLNLIVRMGANKVGDHLPGLIRTVEREGRKVLWSSDPMHGNTIKASSGYKTRDFAQILDEVKQFFQVHQAEGSHAGGIHIEMTGQNVTECIGGARPITEDALSDRYHTHCDPRMNADQSLELAFLIAETLKQVRR; via the coding sequence ATGAACCAACCGTGGAGCCCTGACAGCTGGCGCGCCCTGCCGATCCAGCAGCAACCGACCTACCCCGATGCCGCGCACCTGCTGAAGGTTGAACAGACCCTGGCCAGCTACCCGCCGCTGGTGTTCGCGGGCGAGGCACGCGAGCTGCGCAGGCAGTTTGCCGAGGTGACCGAAGGCCGTGCGTTCCTGCTGCAGGGTGGCGATTGCGCCGAGAGCTTCGCCGAGTTCTCGGCGGCGAAAATCCGCGACACCTTCAAGGTGCTGCTGCAAATGGCCATTGTCATGACCTTTGCCGCTGGCTGCCCGGTGGTCAAGGTGGGGCGTATGGCCGGGCAGTTTGCCAAACCGCGCTCATCGGGCGATGAAACCATCGGCGACATCACCCTGCCCGCCTACCGAGGCGATATCGTCAATGGCATCGGCTTTGACGCCAAAAGCCGCATCCCCGACCCGGAGCGCCTGCTGCAGGCTTATCACCAGGCCACCGCCAGCCTTAACCTGCTGCGCGCTTTCGCCCAGGGCGGGTTTGCAGACCTGCACCAGGTGCACAAGTGGAACCTGGACTTCATCGCCAACTCGGCGCTGGCCGACAAGTACCACCAGCTGGCCAACCGCATCGATGAAACCCTGGCTTTCATGCGCGCCTGTGGCCTGGACAGTGCGCCGCAGCTGCGCGAAACCAGCTTCTTCACGGCCCACGAAGCATTGTTGCTGAACTATGAAGAAGCCTTCGTGCGTCAGGACAGCCTGACGGGTGACTACTACGACTGCTCGGCGCACATGTTGTGGATCGGCGACCGCACTCGCCAGCTCGACGGCGCCCATGTGGAGTTTCTGCGCGGCGTGCACAACCCGATCGGGGTCAAGGTTGGCCCAAGCATGAACCCAGAAGAGCTGATCCGCCTGATCGACACGCTCAACCCGGCCAACGACCCTGGGCGCCTGAACCTGATCGTGCGCATGGGCGCGAACAAGGTCGGCGACCACCTGCCGGGGCTGATCCGCACTGTCGAGCGCGAGGGGCGCAAGGTGTTGTGGAGCTCGGACCCGATGCACGGCAACACCATCAAGGCCAGCAGCGGCTACAAGACCCGCGATTTTGCGCAAATTCTGGATGAGGTGAAGCAGTTCTTCCAGGTGCATCAGGCCGAGGGCAGCCATGCCGGCGGCATCCATATCGAGATGACCGGGCAGAACGTCACTGAATGCATCGGCGGTGCACGGCCGATCACCGAGGACGCGTTGTCTGATCGGTACCACACCCATTGCGACCCGCGAATGAATGCCGATCAGTCGCTGGAGTTGGCGTTTTTGATTGCCGAAACGCTCAAACAGGTGCGGCGCTAA
- a CDS encoding spermidine synthase: protein MTAERQERLLARVEDAFGVISVYEVDDYRFLEFGDAIEQSCVFTADPSWLEYDYTRAMLVGALCHEQPESALFLGLGAGTLTQACMKFLPLDDIEAIELRADVPRLAMEYMGLDDDPRLYVRIGDAIELLPTAEKADLLFVDLYTDHGPGVGHLAWNFLENCQQQLNPGGWLVINQWATDDGKPLGAALLRGLYHRHYWELPVKEGNVILLVPADLEQALDLDGLRARAEALAPRLGYSLEGLICEIRPAT, encoded by the coding sequence ATGACGGCGGAACGGCAAGAGCGGCTGCTGGCACGGGTGGAGGATGCCTTTGGCGTCATCAGCGTGTACGAAGTGGACGACTACCGCTTTCTGGAATTCGGCGATGCCATCGAGCAAAGCTGCGTGTTCACGGCTGACCCCAGCTGGCTGGAGTACGACTACACCCGTGCCATGCTGGTGGGCGCGCTGTGCCATGAACAGCCGGAGAGCGCGCTGTTTCTTGGCCTGGGGGCCGGCACGCTGACCCAGGCGTGCATGAAGTTTCTGCCGCTTGATGACATCGAGGCCATCGAGTTGCGCGCTGATGTGCCGCGCCTGGCCATGGAGTACATGGGCCTGGATGACGACCCTCGGTTGTACGTGCGCATCGGTGACGCCATCGAGTTGCTGCCCACGGCGGAGAAGGCCGACCTGTTGTTCGTCGACCTGTACACCGACCATGGGCCGGGTGTGGGGCACTTGGCATGGAACTTCCTGGAGAACTGCCAGCAGCAGTTGAACCCAGGCGGCTGGCTGGTGATCAACCAGTGGGCCACCGACGACGGCAAGCCGCTGGGCGCGGCGTTGCTGCGCGGCTTGTACCACCGGCATTACTGGGAGTTGCCGGTGAAGGAGGGCAATGTGATCTTGCTGGTGCCGGCGGACCTGGAGCAGGCGTTGGACCTGGATGGCTTGCGGGCCCGGGCCGAGGCGCTGGCGCCGCGACTGGGTTATAGCCTGGAGGGGTTGATTTGCGAGATTCGGCCAGCTACTTGA
- a CDS encoding DEAD/DEAH box helicase has protein sequence MTQETGGFAALDLNPNIVAAVVATGYEEPSAIQQQSIPIILAGHDMIGQAQTGTGKTAAFALPILNKIDVSKREPQALILAPTRELALQVATAFETYAKQMPGVNVVAVYGGAPMGPQLRAIRNGAQIVVATPGRLCDHLRRDEKVLSTVQYLVLDEADEMLKLGFMDDLEVIFDAIPATRQTVLFSATLPSSIRSIAERHLREPKHVKIQTKTQTVTAIEQAHLMVHADQKIPAVLRLLEVEEFDALIAFVRTKQATLDLAAALEAKGYKAAALNGDIAQNQRERVIDSLKDGRLDIVVATDVAARGLDVPRITHVFNVDMPYDPESYVHRIGRTGRAGRDGRALLLVTPRERRMLQVIERVTGQKVAEARLPNAQAVLDARIKKLTSSLAPLVAEAEATHGELFDRLTSDLGCSARALASALLRKATNGQALDLAAVEREQPLVPGVGAPRSERPDRGERPDRGDRERRAPLPLAEGRVRCRTALGARDGIAAKNLLGAILNEGGLARDAIGRIQVRDSFSLVELPEDGLEKLLSKLKDTRVAGKQLKLRRYRED, from the coding sequence ATGACCCAGGAAACCGGCGGCTTCGCCGCTCTCGATCTTAATCCGAACATTGTTGCTGCCGTTGTGGCTACCGGCTACGAAGAGCCGTCCGCCATTCAGCAACAATCGATCCCGATCATCCTCGCCGGTCACGACATGATCGGCCAGGCGCAGACTGGCACCGGCAAAACCGCTGCCTTCGCCCTGCCGATCCTCAACAAGATCGATGTGAGCAAGCGCGAACCGCAAGCCCTGATCCTGGCGCCAACCCGTGAGTTGGCGCTGCAAGTTGCTACCGCTTTCGAAACCTACGCCAAGCAGATGCCGGGCGTTAACGTTGTCGCCGTCTACGGTGGTGCCCCGATGGGCCCACAGCTGCGCGCAATCCGTAATGGCGCGCAAATCGTCGTGGCCACCCCGGGCCGTCTGTGCGACCACCTGCGTCGTGACGAAAAAGTCCTGTCGACCGTACAGTACCTGGTACTGGACGAAGCCGACGAGATGCTGAAGCTGGGCTTCATGGATGACCTCGAAGTGATCTTCGACGCAATCCCGGCTACCCGTCAGACCGTCCTGTTCTCCGCTACCCTGCCGTCGTCGATCCGTTCGATCGCCGAGCGTCACCTGCGCGAACCCAAGCACGTCAAGATCCAGACCAAGACCCAGACCGTTACCGCGATCGAGCAGGCCCACCTGATGGTCCACGCCGACCAGAAGATCCCGGCTGTGCTGCGTCTGCTGGAAGTGGAAGAGTTCGACGCACTGATCGCCTTCGTGCGCACCAAGCAAGCCACCCTGGACCTGGCCGCCGCGTTGGAAGCCAAGGGCTACAAGGCTGCCGCGCTTAACGGCGACATCGCCCAGAACCAGCGTGAGCGTGTGATCGACTCGCTCAAGGATGGCCGCCTGGATATCGTCGTTGCTACCGACGTCGCTGCCCGTGGCCTGGACGTACCGCGCATCACTCACGTGTTCAACGTTGATATGCCGTACGACCCGGAGTCCTACGTACACCGTATCGGCCGTACCGGCCGTGCCGGTCGCGATGGCCGCGCATTGCTGCTGGTCACCCCGCGTGAGCGCCGCATGCTGCAGGTGATCGAGCGTGTTACCGGGCAGAAAGTTGCCGAAGCGCGCCTGCCGAATGCTCAGGCCGTGCTGGATGCTCGCATCAAGAAGCTGACGTCGAGCCTGGCGCCACTGGTAGCTGAAGCTGAAGCCACCCACGGCGAGCTGTTCGACCGCCTGACCAGCGACCTGGGTTGCAGTGCGCGTGCCCTGGCTTCGGCCTTGCTGCGCAAAGCCACCAATGGCCAGGCGCTGGACCTGGCTGCGGTAGAGCGTGAGCAGCCGCTGGTGCCGGGCGTTGGTGCCCCGCGTAGCGAGCGTCCTGACCGTGGCGAGCGCCCTGACCGTGGTGACCGCGAGCGCCGCGCGCCGCTGCCGCTGGCCGAAGGCCGTGTACGTTGCCGTACCGCCCTGGGTGCCCGTGACGGTATCGCTGCCAAGAACCTGTTGGGCGCGATCCTCAACGAGGGTGGCCTGGCGCGTGACGCCATTGGCCGTATCCAGGTACGCGACAGCTTCAGCCTGGTCGAGCTGCCGGAAGACGGCCTGGAGAAGCTGCTGTCCAAGCTCAAGGACACCCGCGTGGCTGGCAAGCAGCTGAAGCTGCGTCGCTACCGCGAGGATTGA
- a CDS encoding class III extradiol ring-cleavage dioxygenase produces the protein MLPSLFISHGSPMLALQPGASGPALAGLANVLPRPKAVVVVSAHWESRELLVTGSAQPETWHDFYGFPPALYAVQYPAPGEPALAGQVSELLKAAGLPARLDAQRPFDHGAWVPLSLMYPDASIPVVQVSLPSQMGPALQVKVGQALAGLRDEGILLMGSGSITHNLGELDWHAGPDVIEPWALAFRDWVVDRLLEDDQTSLLDYRKQAPYAVRNHPSDEHFLPLFFALGAGGKFGVVHQGFTLGALGMDIYRFD, from the coding sequence ATGCTGCCCAGCCTGTTCATTTCCCATGGTTCCCCCATGCTCGCGCTGCAACCCGGCGCCAGCGGGCCGGCGCTAGCCGGGTTGGCCAATGTGCTGCCACGGCCAAAAGCGGTCGTGGTGGTGTCGGCGCACTGGGAAAGCCGCGAGCTGCTGGTTACCGGCAGCGCACAACCAGAAACCTGGCATGACTTCTACGGCTTCCCACCGGCCTTGTATGCGGTGCAATACCCGGCGCCGGGCGAACCTGCCCTTGCCGGCCAGGTCAGTGAGTTGTTGAAAGCGGCGGGTCTACCCGCGCGGCTGGACGCGCAGCGGCCGTTCGACCACGGCGCCTGGGTACCGTTGTCACTGATGTACCCTGATGCGAGCATTCCAGTGGTGCAGGTTTCACTGCCCAGCCAGATGGGCCCGGCGTTGCAGGTCAAGGTGGGGCAGGCGTTGGCGGGTTTGCGCGACGAGGGCATTTTGCTGATGGGGTCGGGCAGTATCACCCATAACCTTGGGGAACTGGACTGGCATGCCGGGCCGGACGTGATCGAGCCCTGGGCGCTGGCATTCAGGGATTGGGTGGTGGACAGACTGCTGGAAGATGACCAGACATCTTTGCTGGATTACCGCAAGCAGGCGCCCTATGCGGTGCGCAACCATCCCAGTGATGAGCATTTCCTGCCGCTGTTCTTTGCCCTCGGGGCTGGGGGCAAGTTTGGGGTGGTACACCAAGGGTTTACCCTGGGGGCGCTGGGGATGGACATTTATCGGTTCGACTGA
- a CDS encoding thiopurine S-methyltransferase translates to MEPAFWQKRWADNQIGFHQAQVNPYLQKYWPQLQLAPASRVLVPLCGKSLDLAWLAGQGYRVLGVELSRQAVEGFFREHGLDADVLQHGAFEVWRSGEIELWCGDFFTLQAEDIADCVGLYDRAALIALPPQMRAAYMRLLSAWLPAGCRGLLVTLDYDQSLLGGPPFSVGDKEVLQGFAGWQMDELEVVELIQESPKFLQAGACSLLERVYRVKR, encoded by the coding sequence ATGGAGCCAGCGTTCTGGCAAAAGCGGTGGGCCGATAACCAGATTGGCTTTCATCAGGCGCAGGTGAACCCCTACCTGCAGAAGTATTGGCCACAGTTGCAGCTGGCGCCGGCCAGTCGTGTGCTGGTGCCGCTGTGCGGCAAGAGCCTGGACCTGGCCTGGTTGGCTGGGCAGGGGTACCGCGTGCTTGGTGTGGAGCTGTCTCGGCAGGCGGTGGAGGGCTTCTTCCGTGAACATGGGCTTGATGCCGACGTTTTGCAGCATGGAGCTTTCGAGGTTTGGCGCAGTGGCGAAATCGAGCTGTGGTGTGGCGATTTCTTTACGCTGCAGGCGGAGGATATCGCCGACTGCGTGGGCCTTTATGATCGGGCGGCGCTAATCGCATTGCCGCCGCAGATGCGCGCGGCGTACATGCGGTTGCTGTCGGCGTGGCTGCCTGCGGGCTGCAGGGGGTTGCTGGTGACCCTGGATTATGACCAGTCGCTGCTGGGCGGCCCGCCGTTTTCAGTAGGGGATAAAGAAGTGCTGCAGGGGTTTGCGGGGTGGCAGATGGATGAGCTGGAGGTGGTGGAGCTTATTCAGGAGAGCCCGAAGTTTTTGCAGGCCGGGGCTTGCAGCCTGTTGGAGCGGGTGTACCGGGTCAAGCGCTGA
- the htpX gene encoding protease HtpX, translated as MMRILLFVATNLAVVLVASITLSLFGFNGFMAANGVDLNLSSLLVFCAVFGFAGSLVSLFISKWMAKMSTGTQIISQPRTRHEQWLLQTVEELSREAGIKMPEVGIFPAYEANAFATGWNRNDALVAVSQGLLERFSPDEVRAVLAHEIGHVANGDMVTLALVQGVVNTFVMFFARIIGNFVDKVIFKNEEGQGIAYYVATIVAELILGILASMIVMWFSRRREYRADEAGAQLAGTSAMIGALQRLRVEQGLPVHMPDTMKAFGINGGLKHGLAGLLMSHPPLEDRIEALRRRG; from the coding sequence ATGATGCGCATTCTGTTGTTTGTAGCCACCAACCTTGCGGTGGTGCTGGTTGCAAGCATTACCCTGAGCCTGTTCGGTTTCAACGGGTTCATGGCCGCCAACGGGGTCGACCTGAACCTCAGCAGCCTGCTGGTGTTCTGCGCCGTGTTCGGCTTTGCCGGCTCCCTCGTCTCGCTGTTCATCTCCAAGTGGATGGCGAAGATGAGCACCGGCACCCAGATCATCAGCCAACCGCGCACCCGTCACGAACAGTGGCTGCTGCAAACGGTCGAAGAGCTGTCCCGTGAGGCGGGCATCAAAATGCCCGAAGTGGGTATTTTCCCGGCCTACGAGGCCAACGCCTTCGCCACCGGCTGGAACCGCAACGACGCGCTGGTAGCCGTGTCCCAAGGCCTGCTGGAGCGCTTCTCGCCCGATGAAGTGCGTGCGGTACTGGCCCACGAAATCGGCCACGTTGCCAACGGCGACATGGTCACCCTGGCGCTGGTGCAGGGTGTGGTGAACACCTTCGTGATGTTCTTTGCACGCATCATCGGCAACTTCGTCGACAAGGTCATCTTCAAGAACGAAGAGGGCCAGGGCATTGCCTACTACGTGGCCACCATCGTTGCCGAGCTGATCCTGGGCATCCTGGCCAGCATGATCGTGATGTGGTTCTCGCGCCGCCGCGAATACCGCGCCGACGAAGCCGGTGCGCAGCTGGCTGGCACCTCGGCCATGATCGGCGCCTTGCAGCGCCTGCGTGTGGAACAAGGCCTGCCCGTGCACATGCCCGACACCATGAAGGCCTTTGGCATCAATGGCGGCCTCAAGCACGGCCTGGCCGGGCTGCTGATGAGCCACCCGCCGCTGGAAGACCGTATCGAGGCCCTGCGCCGTCGCGGTTGA
- a CDS encoding pyridoxal phosphate-dependent aminotransferase: MQFSKSNKLANVCYDIRGPVLKHAKRLEEEGHRILKLNIGNPAPFGFEAPDEILQDVIRNLPTAQGYSDSKGLFSARKAVMQYCQQKEIEGVTIEDIYLGNGVSELIVMSMQALLNNGDEVLIPAPDYPLWTAAVSLAGGKPVHYLCDEQADWFPDLEDIKAKITPNTKALVIINPNNPTGAVYSKELLLGMLELARQHNLVVFSDEIYDKILYDEAVHISTASLAPDLLCLTFNGLSKSYRVAGFRSGWLIISGPKHHAQSYIEGIDMLANMRLCANVPAQHAIQTALGGYQSINDLVLPPGRLLEQRNRTYELLNDIPGVSCVKPMGALYAFPRIDPKVCPILNDEKFALDLLLSEKLLIVQGTAFNWPWPDHFRVVTLPRVDDLEAAIGRIGNFLRTYSQ, translated from the coding sequence ATGCAGTTCAGCAAATCGAACAAGCTCGCCAATGTCTGCTACGACATTCGCGGCCCAGTGCTCAAGCACGCCAAACGTCTGGAAGAGGAAGGCCACCGCATCCTCAAGCTGAACATCGGCAACCCGGCGCCGTTTGGCTTCGAGGCGCCCGATGAAATCCTCCAGGATGTGATCCGCAACCTGCCCACCGCCCAGGGCTACAGTGACTCCAAGGGCCTGTTCAGCGCGCGCAAGGCGGTGATGCAGTACTGCCAGCAAAAGGAAATCGAAGGCGTCACCATCGAGGACATCTACCTCGGCAACGGTGTGTCCGAGCTGATCGTCATGTCGATGCAGGCGCTGCTGAACAACGGCGACGAAGTGCTGATCCCGGCCCCCGACTACCCGCTGTGGACCGCCGCCGTGAGCCTGGCGGGCGGCAAGCCGGTGCATTACCTGTGCGACGAGCAAGCCGACTGGTTCCCCGACCTTGAAGACATCAAGGCCAAGATCACCCCGAACACCAAGGCCCTGGTGATCATCAACCCGAACAACCCGACCGGCGCCGTCTACTCCAAAGAGCTGTTGCTGGGCATGCTGGAGCTGGCCCGCCAGCACAACCTGGTGGTGTTCTCCGACGAGATCTACGACAAGATCCTGTACGACGAAGCGGTGCACATCAGCACCGCCTCGCTGGCACCCGACCTGCTGTGCCTGACTTTCAACGGCCTGTCCAAGTCGTACCGAGTGGCGGGTTTCCGTTCTGGCTGGCTGATCATCTCCGGGCCCAAGCACCACGCCCAGAGCTACATCGAAGGCATCGACATGCTGGCCAACATGCGCCTGTGCGCCAACGTGCCGGCCCAGCATGCCATCCAGACCGCGCTGGGCGGCTACCAGAGCATCAACGACCTGGTATTGCCGCCAGGCCGCCTGCTGGAACAGCGCAACCGCACCTACGAGCTGCTCAACGACATCCCCGGCGTAAGCTGCGTGAAGCCGATGGGTGCACTGTATGCGTTCCCGCGCATCGACCCAAAGGTGTGCCCTATTCTCAACGATGAAAAGTTCGCCCTTGACCTGCTGCTGTCGGAGAAGCTGCTGATCGTGCAAGGTACGGCGTTCAATTGGCCGTGGCCGGACCACTTCCGCGTAGTGACCCTGCCGCGCGTGGACGACCTGGAAGCGGCGATTGGCCGGATTGGCAATTTCCTGCGGACTTATTCGCAGTAG
- the msrB gene encoding peptide-methionine (R)-S-oxide reductase MsrB — protein MKKIEKTLDEWRSMLDPEQYQVCRLKGTERPFSGKYNSERRDGIYHCICCNLPLFDAQTKFDSGCGWPSFYAPIEDSAMIEIRDTSHGMIRTEVTCARCDAHLGHVFPDGPPPTGLRYCINSVCIDLRPRD, from the coding sequence ATGAAAAAGATCGAAAAAACCCTGGATGAATGGCGGTCGATGCTCGACCCCGAGCAATACCAGGTATGCCGCCTCAAGGGCACCGAGCGGCCATTCAGCGGCAAGTACAACAGTGAACGCCGCGACGGCATCTACCACTGCATCTGCTGCAACCTGCCACTGTTCGACGCGCAAACCAAGTTCGACTCGGGCTGCGGTTGGCCGAGCTTCTACGCACCGATCGAAGACAGCGCCATGATCGAGATCCGTGACACTTCCCACGGCATGATCCGTACCGAAGTCACCTGCGCCCGTTGTGACGCGCACCTGGGGCACGTGTTCCCCGATGGCCCGCCACCGACCGGCCTGCGCTACTGCATCAACTCGGTGTGCATCGACCTGCGCCCACGCGACTGA
- a CDS encoding glutathione peroxidase has product MAASMLDIPCVTLGGEHKTLGDYPGKVLLVVNTASQCGFTPQYKGLEQLWQTYRERGLVVLGFPCNQFGKQEPGDAREIAQFCERNFGVSFPLFRKIEVNGPGTHPLYVELKQRAPGLLGSQKIKWNFTKFLIDPASGQVTRYAPTTKPQALEADIERLLSR; this is encoded by the coding sequence ATGGCTGCATCGATGCTGGACATCCCCTGCGTGACCCTCGGCGGCGAGCACAAAACGCTCGGCGACTACCCAGGCAAGGTGCTGCTGGTGGTCAACACCGCCAGCCAGTGCGGCTTTACCCCACAGTACAAGGGCCTGGAGCAACTCTGGCAAACCTACCGCGAGCGCGGCCTGGTGGTGCTGGGCTTTCCATGCAATCAGTTTGGCAAGCAGGAACCGGGCGATGCGCGTGAAATCGCGCAGTTTTGCGAGCGCAATTTCGGTGTGAGCTTTCCGCTGTTTCGCAAGATCGAGGTCAACGGCCCCGGCACCCACCCGCTGTACGTCGAACTCAAGCAGCGTGCACCGGGCTTGCTCGGCTCGCAGAAGATCAAGTGGAACTTCACCAAGTTCCTGATCGACCCTGCCAGCGGTCAGGTCACGCGCTATGCCCCCACCACCAAGCCACAGGCCCTGGAAGCGGACATCGAGCGCTTGCTCAGCCGTTGA